The Acidobacteriota bacterium DNA segment AGGCGATGGAAGACGAGCTGATGCTCGCCGATCTGGTCATCGTCGAGCGCCGGCTGGAACGGCTCGACAAGGATCTGAAGAAGTCGCCCTCTGCCGAACTGCGGCGCGAACACGACGTGCTCGTCGAGTGCCGCGCGGCGCTCGAGAACGGGCGTCCGCTTCGTGCGCTCGCGCTGGCGGGCGACGATCTGAAACGGCTGCGCGGGTTCCAGTTCCTGTCGGCCAAGCCGCTGCTGCTCGTGCTCAACCTCGACGAGGCGGACCTTCCGCAGCTCGATCGCGCCGTGGCGCTCGCCGGTCTCGAGGCGTTCGTGTCGGGCGCGGCGACGCTGGCCGTGCCGCTCTGCGCGAAGATCGAGCTCGAGATCTCGGAGTTGAGCGCCGACGACGCGGCGGCCTTTCTCTCGGACCTGGGCCTCGCGGACTCGGGCCTCGATCGGGTCATTCGCGCCAGCTACGACCTGCTCGGCTACATGAGTTTCTTCACCGTGGGCGACGACGAGTGCCGCGCGTGGTCGATCCCGCGGCACACGCCGGCGCAGCTCGCCGCGGGCGAGATTCACAGCGACATCCAGCGCGGGTTCATCCGCGCCGAGGTCGTGGCGTACGACGCGCTCGTCGCCCGCGGCTCGTACGCCGCCTGCCGCGAGCACGGCGAGGTCCGCCTCGAGGGCAAGGACTACGTGGTACAGGACGGAGACGTCATCAACTTCCGGTTCGCGACCTGAGTTCGCGGCGCCGGACGGCCACCATGTCGATTCGCACGGTCATCGTCTGTGAGGCGCAGGTGCCGTTCGTCAAGGGCGGCGCCGAGTTCATGGTGCGCGAGCTGGTGCGCACGCTGGGCGAGCACGGGTACCGGGCGGAGCGCGTCAGCGTCCCGTTCAAGTGGTACCCGAAGGAGGAGATCCTCGCCCACGCGGCCGCGTGGCGGCTGCTCGATCTCAGCGAGAGCACCGGCCTGCCGATCGACCTCGTCATCGCCACGAAGTTCCCGACCTATTTCGTGCGCCATCCGCACAAGGTGACGTGGCTGATGCACCAGTACCGCGCGGCCTACGAGCTGTGCGGGACCGAGTACAGCGACTTCGAGGACACGGAGCGCGACGTGGGCCTGCGCCAGCGCATCTTCGACCTCGACGGCCAGATGCTGGCCGAGTCGCGGCGTCTCTTCGCCATCTCGCGGAACATCGCCGCGCGGCTCGCGAAGTTCAACCAGATGGTGGCCGAGCCGCTATATCATCCTCCTCGTCTGGCGGCGCGCCTTCGGCCCGGCCCCTTCGGCGACTACGTGTTCATGGTCGCGCGCCTCGAGAGCGTCAAGCGGGTCGACCTCGCCGTGCGTGCGATGGCGCGCGTCGATCGGCCCATCCGGCTCGTGGTGGCCGGCGAGGGCACGCACCGCGCGCACGTCGAGCGCGTGGCCGAGGAGCTGGGCTTGAGCGACCGCGTCACGCTGCTCGGCACGATCGACGACGAGGTGATCCTGGAGCTCTACGCGGGGGCGCTCGCGGTCGTCTACACGCCGTTCGACGAGGACTACGGGTACGTGACGCTCGAGGGCTTCCTGAGCCACAAGCCGGTCGTCACGGCGACCGACAGCGGCGGTCCGCTCGAGTTCGTCGTCGACGGCGAGAACGGCCTCGTGGCCGCCCCCGAGCCGGACGCGGTCGCGTCGGCCATCAATGCGCTGGCGGCCGACCGCGCACGGGCGGCGTCGCTCGGGGCCGCGGGATTCGAGTGCGCGCGGCGCATCACGTGGGACGGCGTGATCGACAGGCTCGTGGGCCGATGACGAAGCTGATCATCCAGATTCCGTGCCTCAACGAGGCCGAGACGCTGCCGGCGACGCTCGCCGATCTGCCGCGCCACGTCCCGGGCATCGACGTCGTCGAGACCCTCGTCGTCGACGACGGCTCGCGCGACGGCACGGCGGAGGTGGCCAGGCGCGCCGGTGTCGACCACGTCGTGCGCTTCCGGCGCAACAAGGGCCTCGCCGCCGCGTTCGTCGCGGGCATCGACGCCGCCCTCGCGCGCGGCGCCGACTTCATCGTCAACACCGACGCCGACAACCAGTACCACGGCGCCGACATTCCCAAGCTGCTCGCGCCGCTGCTCGCGGGCCAGGCCGACATCTGCATCGGCGATCGGAACATCAAGGCGCTCGCGCAGATGTCGCCGACGCGCAAGTTCCTCCAGCGCCTCGGCAGCTGGGTGGTGCGGCAGGTCTCGGGCACGAGCGTGCCCGACACGACGAGCGGGTTTCGCGCCTACACGCGCGAGGCCGCCGAGCGGATGGTCATCGTGTCGGAGTTCTCGTACACGCTCGAGTCGATCATCCACGCCGGCAAGCGGCGCATGGCCATCGCGCACGTCGAGGTGTCGACCAACCCGCGCACCCGGCAGTCGCGCCTCTTCGACAGCGTCTTCTCGTA contains these protein-coding regions:
- the ychF gene encoding redox-regulated ATPase YchF, whose product is MLRAGLIGFPSTGKTTLFRLMTAVHDAGRASHARGEAHVGVSRVPDARLDRLTAMYNPRKRVPATVEFIDMAGAGRAGGKDLLDVAPFRNADALVHVVRLFRDASVPHAAGSVDPRRDAQAMEDELMLADLVIVERRLERLDKDLKKSPSAELRREHDVLVECRAALENGRPLRALALAGDDLKRLRGFQFLSAKPLLLVLNLDEADLPQLDRAVALAGLEAFVSGAATLAVPLCAKIELEISELSADDAAAFLSDLGLADSGLDRVIRASYDLLGYMSFFTVGDDECRAWSIPRHTPAQLAAGEIHSDIQRGFIRAEVVAYDALVARGSYAACREHGEVRLEGKDYVVQDGDVINFRFAT
- a CDS encoding glycosyltransferase family 2 protein, with translation MTKLIIQIPCLNEAETLPATLADLPRHVPGIDVVETLVVDDGSRDGTAEVARRAGVDHVVRFRRNKGLAAAFVAGIDAALARGADFIVNTDADNQYHGADIPKLLAPLLAGQADICIGDRNIKALAQMSPTRKFLQRLGSWVVRQVSGTSVPDTTSGFRAYTREAAERMVIVSEFSYTLESIIHAGKRRMAIAHVEVSTNPRTRQSRLFDSVFSYIKKSAATIVRIYASHEPLKVFSYIGLAVFGVGFLISARFVYYYLGGQGEGKLQSLILSAVLMIVGFQVVLIGLVADLIAGSRKLLEDVLVRVRRLELRSDAVHPAVDAGDALEPSPALSSTRRGAEERD
- a CDS encoding glycosyltransferase family 4 protein — protein: MSIRTVIVCEAQVPFVKGGAEFMVRELVRTLGEHGYRAERVSVPFKWYPKEEILAHAAAWRLLDLSESTGLPIDLVIATKFPTYFVRHPHKVTWLMHQYRAAYELCGTEYSDFEDTERDVGLRQRIFDLDGQMLAESRRLFAISRNIAARLAKFNQMVAEPLYHPPRLAARLRPGPFGDYVFMVARLESVKRVDLAVRAMARVDRPIRLVVAGEGTHRAHVERVAEELGLSDRVTLLGTIDDEVILELYAGALAVVYTPFDEDYGYVTLEGFLSHKPVVTATDSGGPLEFVVDGENGLVAAPEPDAVASAINALAADRARAASLGAAGFECARRITWDGVIDRLVGR